Proteins encoded in a region of the Thermococcus stetteri genome:
- a CDS encoding PUA domain-containing protein produces MIQKELRYRRASSWEYDLILREAEKYGELRHHFFAVVEGKFRDVYAVNERVWKEIEGLKMRPYAYGTFVGTIKVDKNLVEKFYPNVEFFYFVDVQKNYAVLSPKAGFLFTTGKDVPKSGVRSYNWQGTKKLVIYDENGIILGIGRINPGSRNKFILNVTDIGEFLRRKR; encoded by the coding sequence ATGATCCAGAAAGAACTCCGGTACCGGCGTGCATCATCATGGGAGTACGACCTCATTCTCCGCGAGGCAGAAAAGTACGGCGAACTTAGGCACCACTTCTTTGCCGTTGTCGAGGGTAAGTTCCGGGACGTTTACGCAGTTAACGAAAGGGTGTGGAAGGAGATTGAGGGGCTCAAGATGAGGCCTTACGCCTACGGAACCTTCGTCGGTACGATAAAGGTTGACAAGAACCTCGTCGAGAAGTTCTACCCAAACGTCGAGTTCTTCTACTTCGTGGACGTCCAGAAGAACTATGCAGTTTTGAGTCCTAAGGCGGGCTTCCTCTTCACGACCGGAAAGGACGTACCGAAGAGCGGCGTGCGCTCCTATAACTGGCAGGGCACCAAAAAGCTCGTGATCTACGATGAAAACGGGATAATCCTTGGGATCGGCAGAATAAATCCAGGGAGCAGGAACAAGTTCATCCTGAACGTCACGGACATCGGGGAGTTCCTCAGGAGGAAGCGCTGA
- a CDS encoding YkgJ family cysteine cluster protein has protein sequence MRFKPRPFTEPVGFRCLYCLDCCRGRHVYLTLKDIERIAETGKDPRDFVTFSIEGEKIRFVLSVREWDLGCVFHDPETGKCTIHKARPLICRIYPFMVSRKPLGVEGEKPFEYNGEKLWLYYDESCPGVNAEDPETTITPKEIAELGLEFERELEETDMDGFAKLLERL, from the coding sequence ATGCGCTTCAAACCTAGACCCTTCACCGAGCCGGTTGGCTTCCGCTGTCTCTACTGCCTCGACTGTTGCAGGGGGAGGCACGTTTACCTGACGCTGAAAGACATCGAGAGAATAGCAGAGACCGGAAAAGACCCTCGGGACTTCGTGACCTTCTCCATCGAAGGCGAGAAAATCCGCTTCGTGCTCTCCGTTAGGGAATGGGACCTCGGCTGTGTCTTCCACGACCCTGAAACCGGAAAATGCACGATTCACAAGGCCAGACCCTTAATCTGCAGAATCTATCCCTTCATGGTGTCGAGGAAACCCCTCGGCGTTGAAGGGGAGAAGCCGTTTGAGTACAATGGCGAAAAGCTCTGGCTTTACTATGACGAGAGCTGTCCTGGAGTAAACGCAGAAGATCCGGAGACGACAATAACGCCGAAGGAGATAGCGGAGCTCGGGCTGGAATTTGAGCGGGAGCTGGAAGAGACAGATATGGACGGATTTGCTAAGCTTCTTGAGAGGCTGTGA